The Phycisphaeraceae bacterium genome segment GATCTCGAGGGTGGGGTGCTCGTTGCGCAGGTAGTCATCCAGCTCCGCGAGCATCTGGTCGCAGCGGGCGGTTTCCTCCGCGCTCACCTGCGGGAAGGGGAAGACCAGCTCCTCGCGGAAGTTGCCCCAGAACAGGTTCTTGATGAACCCCATGGTGCGCGGATCGGGGCCCAGCATCTCCTGCGCCTGCTCGATCTGCTTGCGATCGCGGGCGGAGACGTTCTTGAGGGCCTTGGCAAGGTCGGGCTTGGCGGGCGTGGTCTGGGCGGTGCTCATGGTCGCTCCCGTCGAGTGGTGTGGGGGGAGTGGTGGCGGATGCGGATTCTCATCACGACGCATCTTACGGGCTTGGGACGCGCCGGGGATTGAATCGCAGCCCGACCGCGCCGCCACGCCGGCGCCTTCCGTGTGCGAGTGTCGCGGCTGCTCCGTCAGCCGCTCCGTTCCTCGGTTGTGTCGACTGTCGCGATGGTCCCATCGAGTATACGGCAGGAATGGCGGTGCGTGCAACAAAATGCCGGTATCCCATCATTTTGCCGAAGGATCATCCGCCATCAGCCGCTCACGCCGAATAATCGTCGGAGATTCGTCTGGGCCTCCTCCCCCGCGATGACCTCGGCGGACAACGATGCCGCCCGATGGGCGATCGCCTCATCGAGCGAGCCGTCCAGTTCGTTGAGCCATCGCTTGGTGACCGCCTGAGCATGGCGCCCCCCGGTGGCCAGTTTCCGGGCCAGATCGTGGGTGAACGACTCCAGCTGCTCGCGCGGGACCAGGTGATCCACCAGTCCCCGGCGATGCCCCTCCTCGCCGGTGATGGTTCCGCCGGAGAGCAACATGGCCCGCGCCCGGCCGGCGCCGATCTTGCGGATCAGGTGCGGCGCGACCACGGCGGGGCAGACGCCCAGATCGACTTCCGGGTAGCCCACTTTCGCGTCGGGATGCGTGATAGCGAGGTCGGTGACGACCATGAGCCCGCACCCGCCCCCCACCGCCGCCCCGTTCACCATGGCGATGGTGGGCACCGGAAGCGCCCGGATGCGCAGCGCGGTCATGGCCAGGGTGTCGAGCATGCGGCTCATGGCGGGCACATCGGTGATGACGCCTCGCAGGTCCATGCCTGCGCAGAAGGATCGTCCCGCCCCGGTCAGGATGACGACCCGCGCCTGAGCGTTGCGGTGCGCCGCCTCCACCGCGTCGTGCAGCGCTTCGATGAGATCCAGCGAGAGCGCATTGTGCTTGTCGGGCCGGTTGAGCGTGATGGTCAGAATGCCATCATCGAGGCGTGAAAGCGCGAGATCAGTCATGCCCCAGTGTACGCCTGCGCCAAGGGGGAACGCCCGTCAGCGCGGCCTACAATCGCCCGATCACGGGGCCGTAGCTCAATTGGGAGAGCACGTGCTTTGCAAGCACGGGGTTGCCGGTTCGAGCCCGGTCGGCTCCATTCTCACGGACGCGCACGCCGCGCCCGAACCGGCGACGGGCTACTTGGCGCCTTCGGCCCCCGCCATTGCCACGATGTGGTCGTTCTCAACGGTGGAACCCGACACGCCGATGGCGCCGATGATGTGGCCCTCGGCGTTGCGGATGGGCACGCCGCCGGGGAAGGTGATGAGCCCGTCGTTGGAGTGCTCGATGCCGTAGAGCGGGCCGCCCGGCTGCGAGAGTTTGCCGATCTCGCCGGTGTTCATGTCGAAGTATCGCGCGGTCTTGGCCTTGCGGATCGAGATGTCGATGGAGCCGAGCCACGCGCCGTCCATGCGTGCGAAGGCCTTGAGGTTGCCTCCCGCGTCCACGATGGCGATGTCCATTTTGGTGTTGATCTCGCGGGCCTTTCGCTCCGCCGCCAGGATGGCCGCCTGGGCCTGCGCCAGCGAGATGTCGCGCGAGGTGAGCGAGCGATCCACCCGCGACTGGGTGGGATCCTGCGCGGGGGCCGCGGGCTCGGCCCCGCCGCGCGTGGCGGTGAGGCCCGCGCCGAGCAGGACCAGTCCGGCGGCGAGGGAGAGGGCGAGCGAGGCGGAGCGGCGTGCGTGCAGCGGCATGGGGTTCTCCTTGTCGAGCATGAGGTGCTTTGTTGAGTGGTGTCAGTTGAGGGGACTATTCTGCCCTAAAACCGGCCCCAGTGCCAGCGAGCGAGCGGCGCGGATGAAGCGGCGACTATACTTGCTCGCGCATGGGCGCGACGTGGGTGTCACCATGACCTACCGCGGATACATCGAGAACGGCAAAGTGCGTCTGGTCGAAGAGACCGGCTTGGCTGACGGCACGGAGGTCCGCGTCGAGCCGGTTCGCCAAAGCCGTCCGAAGCCGCAGCGCCGCAAGTCCGTCTCGCCGAAACGCGGCGCCCGCGCAAGGAACGACTCTCTTGCATCACATTACGCGGGTGTGATCGGCGTGCTGACCGACCTGCCGCGCGACTTCTCACGGCAGCATGATCATTATCTGTACGGGCATCCGAAGCACCGATGAGCGTCGCGTTCGCCGGCACATCGTTCTACCTCGCGCTGGTGAACGCCGCCGATGATCACCATGACGCTGCGGTTGAGTGGATTGCCCGGTCACGAGACCGCATCGTCACGACGGAGTATGTGCTCGTCGAGCTTGGCAACGCGCTGTCCGTGCGACGGTCTCGATACGTGTTTGCACAACTGCTGCAGAAAATACGAGAGGATCGGCGGACATCCATCGTGTTCGCAACGTCGTCTCTGTTCGAGCGCGGTTCGCGCCTGTATCTGGATCGTCCTGACAAGGACTGGTCGCTGGCCGACTGCCTGTCGTTCGTCGTGATGGGGCGTCGTCGTATTCGTCGCGCCCTGACTGCCGATCGGCACTTTGTCCAAGCGGGCTTTGAGACGCTGCTTTCGTGAATCGCCCCTTCTGTTCAATCGGCGCTTGACTCACCGCAAGCATCGGCTACGCTTGCCCCCGAATGCACACACGCACCGCCATGATGATGTCTATGGCCATGCCCAGCCCGGGCGCGGGAGTCGACTCCTGCGTGCGGCTGGGCGCCACCCGCGTGTGACGCCTCCGCACCAGTCGCAGGAACTCTGACTCCCGCCGTCCGGGCCTTCCCGAACGCGGCTGTTTCTTTCCACGCTCCTCCTTGCACGACAAGGGAGTCAGAGATGTCCCTCGCCTTCGATACGCTCGCCATTCACGCCGGTCAGCCCAACGAACCGCTCACCGGCTCCGTCATCACCCCCATCCACCAGACCACCACCTACGCCCAGGATGAACTGGGCGGCACACCCGACTACTGCTACTCGCGCACCGGCAACCCCACGCGCACCGCGCTGGAAGCCAACCTGGCCGCCCTCGAAGGAGGCCGGCACGGCCTGGCCTTCGCCAGCGGACTGGCGGCGGCCAACGCCATTCTGCAGGCGCTCTCATCGGGCGATCACGTGGTCGCCTCGCGCGACCTGTACGGCGGGTGCTACCGGCTCTTCACCAAGGTCTTCGCCCGCTTCGGCGTGGGCTTCTCGCTCATCGACACCACCAGCATCCGCTCCGTCGAGCAGGCCATCCGGCCCGAGACGAAACTGCTCTGGCTGGAGACGCCCAGCAATCCGCTGCTGCGCATCACCGACATCGCGGGCTGCGCCGCCGTCGCCAGGCAGCGCGGCGTGACCACCATCGTGGACAACACCTTCGCCACGCCCGTCTTTCAGCGTCCGCTGGAGCTGGGGGCGGACATCGTGCTCCACTCCACCACCAAGTACATCGGCGGGCACTGCGACGTGATCGGCGGGGCGGTCATCACCAGCGACGATGACTGGCACGCCCGTCTCAAGTTCCTGCAGAACGCCACCGGCGCGGTGCCGGGGCCGCAGGACTGCTTCCTGCTGCTGCGCGGCATCAAGACGCTGGGTCTGCGCGTACGCCAGCACGCCGCCAACGCCCAGCGCGTCGCCGAGCACCTGGCATCGCATCCCGAGGTCACCCGCGTCATCTACCCCGGCCTGACCAGCCATCCCCAGCACGACTTGGCGAAGCGGCAGGGCAAGGGCTTCGGAGCGATCGTGAGCGCGGAACTCATCGGCGGCGTGGGCCGCGTGCGCGCAATTGTGAAGCGGCTGCGGCTCTGGCCGCTCGCCGAGTCGCTGGGCGGCGTGAAGTCGCTGCTCTGCCACCCGGCGACCATGACGCACGCCAGCGTGGAGCCCGCCGAGCGCGCCCGCATCGGCATCACCGACGGGCTGATCCGTCTTTCCGTGGGCATCGAGGACGTGGACGACCTGATCGCCGACCTCGACCGAGCCCTGCGCGAAACCCGCGGCGTGGGGTCGGACGACGCGGTCGCGGACCTGGAACGTGATGCACACTCCCCTCTCCCTCTGGGAGAGGGGCCCCCGGAAGTGGGGGTGAGGGCGAGGACCGCCGAAGCACGAAAGGCGGTGACGGCATGAGTCCGCCCATCGCCAAGCACGCTTCAACACCATCGGGACACCGGCGCCTCAACCCCGGCGAGCCGCGATCACTGTCCAACGATCCGCAACCCCTCAACAGCGAGCCGCGACCGTCGGGGGGCGGTCCGACCGCCGCGCGCACGATCCGCATCGCCCTCCTCGGCTGCGGGACGGTGGGGGGTCGCGTCGCCGCCACGTTGCGCGACGAGCACGATCGGCTGCTCGCCCGCACCGGGCTGGATCTGCGCCTGGTGCGGATTCTGGTCCGCAAGGCGGGCCCTCGCCGATCCATCTTTGGTGGGATCGTCACGGAGCGGTTCGAGGAGATTCTGGAGCAGCGCCCCGACGTGGTCATCGAGGCCCTCGGCGGGGCCGAGCCCGCCGCCACGTTCATCGAGCGGCTGCTCGAAGCGGGCGTCCACGTTGTCTCGGCCAACAAGACGGCGATCGCCCACCACGGCCCGCGCCTGCGCGCGGCGGCGACGCGGGGCGGGGTCATCCTGGCGCACGAGGCGGCGGTCGCCTCGGCCATCCCGGTGCTGGCCGCCCTGCGGCACCTGCGGGGCGATGAGATTCAGTCGGTGCGAGGCATCGTGAACGGCTCGACCAACTTCATCCTGGATCGCATGACCGAAGCCGGGCTGTCGCGCGACGACGCCCTGCGCGAGGCCCGCCGCAGGGGGCTGGTCGAGCCGGACCCCAGCGCGGACGTGTCGGGCCGCGACGCGGCGGAGAAACTCTGCCTGCTCGCCCACGCCGCGGGCTTCGGCGAGTTCACGCCCGTGGATGTGGACCGCGCGGGCATCGAGGCGATCACCGCGGAGGATGTGCTCGCCGCGCGCCGCCACGGCTACGCCATCAAACTGGTGGCCGAGGCGGTTCGCACGCCCCACGGCGTGACGCTGCGCGTCGGCCCCACGCTGCTGCCGCGCGATCATCGGCTGGCCCGCGTGCGGCTGGAGGAGAACGGCGTCGAGATCAACGCCCTGCTGGGGGGCGAGATCTTCCTGCAAGGCGCCGGAGCCGGACCGGAGCCCACCACCAGCGCGCTGCTGGGCGATGTGCTTCGCGTGCTGCGCGCCGGCAGCGGGCCGGAACTGACGCTGACGGGGCACGAGCCGGACGCTCCGCCACGATCGCGCGATCACGCCAGCCGCGACGCCGGCTTGAGCAACGACGCCAAAACGAGCCGCGACCATGAGGGAGCGGTTTCCCCGTCCCTCGCCTCGCGCTCCCACGTCCCCCCCGCCATCCCGCGCATCCACCTCGTACGTCTGGCCTGCGACCGACGCGCCATCACCCCCGCGCGTGTGCTGGAACCCTTCCGCGAGCACGGCGTGGGCTTCCGCGAGATCGACGTGACGCCGCGCAGCGCCATCCTGCTGACGCACGCGGTGCCTGTCGATCGGATCGAGCGGGCGGTCGCGGCCATCGAGCGCGTGACGCCGGCGGCGTCGCTGGTCGTGCCCGAGGCGTCGTGCGCCCGCCGCCGCCCGTCGAGCGCGGGAGAGACCGGCGTGGAGATTGTCGCGTCCGCGGGAACGGCGTCGATGGCGGGGTGATGGGCGACTAACGCACCATCACCTGCACCCAGTCGATATCAGACTCGAAGTTGAAAGCGAACACCGGCGCCACCACCACGTGACGGATTGAGACTTCGATCGCGCCATCATGGCGGACAAAGCGAGATGCCTGGATGTTCTCCATGGTGTGAAGTCGGTCGAACGGACCGATGACAGATGTGCCGATCGTGACGAAGGTTCCTGTATCCCAGTTACGCAACTGCACGCGCTGAGTGCCGCTGGGTTGATTGACACGGGAAACGACATTGACTCCCAGGGTTTCCGGGGAGGCCGCTGCCGTCATCCCACGAACATGCAGGATCATGGAATGAAGATCGGTGAACGTCTGGCCGTACCCGGAACGGACTCGCAGCCATCCGGACGAGACGTGTCGAATGCTGTTGACATCCCCGAAGAGGTGGGTGCCGCGCGTGATTTCGAGAGCGTTCAGCAACGCCTCCTCGAAGGTCGGACAGCCCACCCACGCCGCGATGTAGTTCGACGGCGTGGCGCCGACCGACCAGAACCCGCCTCCGAGATACAGCGCCGGGCGACGATCGGCGCCAAACACAAACGGCCGCGCCACGTGGATGGGATGCGTGCCCAGGCCATTGTTGGGATCGCGTGTATAGACCGAGCGCCACGATTGCCCGTTCCAGCGCCAGACGGCCTTCTCGCCCAGCAGAAAGAGCGCGGGTCGGCTGTCAATCCCGTCATCGAAGGTCGCCATGGTTGACCAGTCGTCGCCCGACTGCAGGTTGACGCCCACGATTCGCCAGCCGCCGTCGCGATATCGCGCGAAGTCCTGGACGTTGAGTCCACCGACGCCTGAGAAGTCTCCCAGCACGTAGAGTTCCGGTCCGCCACCATCATCGTGAACGTGCATCGCTCGGACCGTGCCCGATGTCCAGCCCGGCACGGGATGCCAAGCGAGGCCATCCCAGCGCGCAAGCCCCGCCGCAGCGACGCCGCCGATCGAGCTGAACTGCCCCCCCGCATAGAGCATCGGGCCTTCACCATCGTCAAAGACAATCATGCTGTTGATCGTCCCGGATGTCGGTAGTCCGGTTCCCAGCGAAGACCACTGCTGTCCATCCCACGCTGCCACGCGCCCCGGCAATGGTGTCGAGCCGGACTTGGTGAACGTGCCGGTGACCACCAGTCGCTCTCCCGCGCCGTGCCCGTCGTCGTAGACGGTCATGGCGCGAACGATCCCGCTCCCGCCCTGTGATGTCTGGAGTCCCTCGCCCACAGAGTGCCATGCCGCGCCGTCCCAACGCGCGATCCCTTGCACGGAAGTCTGCCCCGACGCGGTGAAACCGCCTCCAGCGTATATGAGCGTCCCAAGCCCGTCCTGGAATCCAGCCAATGCGTTGACCGATGCGTTGAGGCCGTCGCCCAGCGGACGCCACGAAGAGCCATCCCACCGGCCTACGTTGGCCAATGGGACGAAACCAGCAGCGTCGAACTGACCGCCAACGTAGAGTGCCGTCTCACCAGGCACGACATCGGGCCCAACCGCCATGGCCCGGACCACCAAGTTGCTCCCTGTGATTCCCTCACCCGGCGTGGTGAATCCGCTCCATCCGACGCCTTCTTCAAAGAGCGCGATGTTCGGCGTGACCACGTTCCCGGCGCGGGAAAATGATCCGCAGACGACGAGCATCGCGGCGTCATCTCCATCGGGCGTGAGGACGAGGGTACTCACCACTCCTCGAGTCGAGTTGAGTCCCGGGTCAATCCATTCTCCTTGACGGAGCAGCATCAGGGTTCTCGGTCCGAATCCCTGCACGGTGAACGCGCCACTGACCACCAGATCAAAAGAGTCCTTCACGCCGTTGGGACGGAGATTCAGGCGAAGGTCTGACACACCACTGAGTCGCATGTCCACGGGCGTCCACGCGCTATCCCGGTACATGGCGAGAAAACGGGTCTGCACCCCCTCGATATGAGTAAACAGCCCGCTTGCGTAGAGCGAGGTCCGCCCTTGCTCGTCGGTGTACGCCCTGACGCCGCGCACCGGTCCGTTCGCTTGTCCAATGACCGACCAACCGGATCCATCCCAGCGGCTGACAAAGCCGGCGCTCGAAGTTCCCTGTCCGACGATCAAACACGGTCCTTGACCCCCGACATTCCTTGTCACTTCCATGTCATAGACGATGAATCCCGGGTTGCCCGTTGAATGCCAACTCTGTCCATCCCATCGTGCGACGAAGCGCATCGAGACACCGCCGACGCGAACAAAGTCACCCCCAATGTACAGCCCGGGCGCCGACCCCTCGGCCATGTGTCGAATCACGTTGATCTGCCCGGCGCCTTCATCGACACCGGCACCGACCGGCTCCCATCGAACGCCATCCCACCGCGCGATGCCGTTGGCCGGCACCCCGTTCACCTGCGCGAAGGCACCTCCCACGAACAAGCCCTGCCCCCGACCATCGTTCAGGTCGGCCACTTCAATCGCACGCAGGTACGCGCTCGAACTCTGAGGGATCGAGGCCCGCACGACACCGATCGTGACCCACTGGTCGCCCTCCCAGCGCGCCACGCCCCAACTCACGCCATCGGCATGAGGGACCAGGCCAATCACATGCAGGCGAGGCCCGGCCCCGAGCCCATCATCGAACATGACGGCCTGTTCGACGAATGGCAACCCCGGCGCCCCAAAACCATCGGCCCAATGCGGGGCACAGTCTTCTTGCGCCGCAAGAGCCGAACCCATCACCGCCGCCACCATGAGACCGAGAACGAGACAAAGATGCCTGATTCGCCAATGCTGCGCCATGATGCGCCCCCTCTGGCCACAAGATGACCGTGGACCTAACTGACCTGCGACCATCGTCATACCTCGGCGATGGTTGAATACGCAAGTCACATTCTGACAAGACTTTCCAGAGAGTTCAATGGGCAAGCCAAGCATTTTTGCTAAAATACTTGCGGCAATCTGGCGGCGCTGAAGGTGCCGACCATGCCCCCTACAACCGATGCCGCACCGCCCACAGGTCGGGGAAGACCGGCAGGAAGAGCGACTTCTTGAGGAACTCCACGCCCGGCGAGCCGCCCGTGCCGTGCTTGGCGCCGATGGTGCGCTCCACCACCTTCACGTGGCGGTAGCGCCATTCCTGGAATCCCTCGTCGAAGTCGGTCATCAGCTCGAAGAGGATGGCCACGTCGGGCCGCGTGCGGTAGAGGTGGTAGACCGCCTCCTGCACCGCCTCGTCCGGCTCGGCGGGGGCGTCCGCCGGGCGCTCGCGGAGGCGCTTGGGCACGGCGGCGCCCAGCGTCTCCAGGTAGTCGTACCAGTGGTCCACCACGCTGCGTTCGGTCAGCCGCCGCATCACCGCGGCATGGCCGGGGTCGCCCTCCTTCAGGTACTTCACCACGCCCGGGCGCTTGTAGCCCAGCAGGAACTCGATTTCGCGGAACTGCGCGGACTGGAAGCCGGAGGATGTCTCCAGCCGGTCGCGGAAACTGGTGAACGACATGGGCGTCATGGTCTCGAGGATGTCGAGCTGGCCCACCAGCGTCTTCATGATGGTGCGGCAGCGCTGCCAGGTGGCGATGGCGCCGTACAGGTCGCCCGCGCTGAAGTCGCGTTTGATCTTGTCCAGTTCGTGCAGCAGCAGCTTGAACCACAGCTCGTAGGTCTGGTGAATCACGATGAAGAGCATTTCATCGTGCTCGGGCGGGCTGGAGCGCGGCTTCTGCAGCGACAGCAGGGCGGGAATGTCCAGGTACGTCGAATAGGTGAGCGGCATCGATCAAGTGTATGGGCCGCCGCTCGAGCGCAACGAACGTGGCGCGGGGTCGCCGCGCCACGGGGCGTCATCGAGTTTCACGACGCACGAGCCGCCGACCGGGCGACGATCACCGTCGGCGCCGTCGCCGACCGAGCACCATCACCCCCGCGGCGGCGAAGAGCAGCCCCGCGCCCGGGGTGGGAGCCGCCGTCACTGATCAGCGTGCCGGCGAGATCCTACCAAGCGGGGCGTCGATGGTCAGATGGATCTGCGACGAGCCGCGACCGTGAGGGAGCGGGCCGCGGCGCCCGCCCGTGGATCATGGGGGCGAGGGGAGCACTTTTTCTCAGAAGTTTGTCACGCTCGGGGTTGGCGAACGCCTTCATGAGGAGGGAAGCGCGATGGGTTCGCGCGAACCATATGCGACCGGGAGGCGAACAGACCATGCGGGAGACAATCCGTGGAA includes the following:
- a CDS encoding enoyl-CoA hydratase/isomerase family protein, with the translated sequence MTDLALSRLDDGILTITLNRPDKHNALSLDLIEALHDAVEAAHRNAQARVVILTGAGRSFCAGMDLRGVITDVPAMSRMLDTLAMTALRIRALPVPTIAMVNGAAVGGGCGLMVVTDLAITHPDAKVGYPEVDLGVCPAVVAPHLIRKIGAGRARAMLLSGGTITGEEGHRRGLVDHLVPREQLESFTHDLARKLATGGRHAQAVTKRWLNELDGSLDEAIAHRAASLSAEVIAGEEAQTNLRRLFGVSG
- a CDS encoding heme-binding protein — protein: MPLHARRSASLALSLAAGLVLLGAGLTATRGGAEPAAPAQDPTQSRVDRSLTSRDISLAQAQAAILAAERKAREINTKMDIAIVDAGGNLKAFARMDGAWLGSIDISIRKAKTARYFDMNTGEIGKLSQPGGPLYGIEHSNDGLITFPGGVPIRNAEGHIIGAIGVSGSTVENDHIVAMAGAEGAK
- a CDS encoding type II toxin-antitoxin system VapC family toxin: MSVAFAGTSFYLALVNAADDHHDAAVEWIARSRDRIVTTEYVLVELGNALSVRRSRYVFAQLLQKIREDRRTSIVFATSSLFERGSRLYLDRPDKDWSLADCLSFVVMGRRRIRRALTADRHFVQAGFETLLS
- a CDS encoding cystathionine gamma-synthase, with amino-acid sequence MSLAFDTLAIHAGQPNEPLTGSVITPIHQTTTYAQDELGGTPDYCYSRTGNPTRTALEANLAALEGGRHGLAFASGLAAANAILQALSSGDHVVASRDLYGGCYRLFTKVFARFGVGFSLIDTTSIRSVEQAIRPETKLLWLETPSNPLLRITDIAGCAAVARQRGVTTIVDNTFATPVFQRPLELGADIVLHSTTKYIGGHCDVIGGAVITSDDDWHARLKFLQNATGAVPGPQDCFLLLRGIKTLGLRVRQHAANAQRVAEHLASHPEVTRVIYPGLTSHPQHDLAKRQGKGFGAIVSAELIGGVGRVRAIVKRLRLWPLAESLGGVKSLLCHPATMTHASVEPAERARIGITDGLIRLSVGIEDVDDLIADLDRALRETRGVGSDDAVADLERDAHSPLPLGEGPPEVGVRARTAEARKAVTA
- a CDS encoding homoserine dehydrogenase, with product MSPPIAKHASTPSGHRRLNPGEPRSLSNDPQPLNSEPRPSGGGPTAARTIRIALLGCGTVGGRVAATLRDEHDRLLARTGLDLRLVRILVRKAGPRRSIFGGIVTERFEEILEQRPDVVIEALGGAEPAATFIERLLEAGVHVVSANKTAIAHHGPRLRAAATRGGVILAHEAAVASAIPVLAALRHLRGDEIQSVRGIVNGSTNFILDRMTEAGLSRDDALREARRRGLVEPDPSADVSGRDAAEKLCLLAHAAGFGEFTPVDVDRAGIEAITAEDVLAARRHGYAIKLVAEAVRTPHGVTLRVGPTLLPRDHRLARVRLEENGVEINALLGGEIFLQGAGAGPEPTTSALLGDVLRVLRAGSGPELTLTGHEPDAPPRSRDHASRDAGLSNDAKTSRDHEGAVSPSLASRSHVPPAIPRIHLVRLACDRRAITPARVLEPFREHGVGFREIDVTPRSAILLTHAVPVDRIERAVAAIERVTPAASLVVPEASCARRRPSSAGETGVEIVASAGTASMAG
- a CDS encoding tryptophan 2,3-dioxygenase, producing the protein MPLTYSTYLDIPALLSLQKPRSSPPEHDEMLFIVIHQTYELWFKLLLHELDKIKRDFSAGDLYGAIATWQRCRTIMKTLVGQLDILETMTPMSFTSFRDRLETSSGFQSAQFREIEFLLGYKRPGVVKYLKEGDPGHAAVMRRLTERSVVDHWYDYLETLGAAVPKRLRERPADAPAEPDEAVQEAVYHLYRTRPDVAILFELMTDFDEGFQEWRYRHVKVVERTIGAKHGTGGSPGVEFLKKSLFLPVFPDLWAVRHRL